A segment of the Streptomyces sp. NBC_01235 genome:
ATGTTCGCGGGTGCCCACGGGGTCACCGTCGACGAGGAACGAGCATCGCTGCAGGACCCGCACGAGTTCGCCAGGGTGTCGCGCACGCGCGGCGTCGAGGGCCTCGGCGAGGGTGTCCGCGTCGTACGGCTCCTCGGCGACCCCGGCCGCGGCCTTGGCGGCCGCCCAGTAGCGCACCGTGACCTTTGGCATCTCGTTCCTCAATCAGTCGGCTGTGTACACGGTCAGGCTAGCCCGCCCGTGTGACCGCCCAGTCCCCGATGCGGGCCAGCAGGCCGTCGTCGGCCGCG
Coding sequences within it:
- a CDS encoding MoaD/ThiS family protein yields the protein MPKVTVRYWAAAKAAAGVAEEPYDADTLAEALDAARARHPGELVRVLQRCSFLVDGDPVGTREHETVRLADGGTVEVLPPFAGG